In Legionella cincinnatiensis, the DNA window GGCGTTACTGGTTTTCCCGACTGTGACTGTAGGAGGGAAATTTCCATCAGGTGTGAATGTCCATACAGGGGTTCCTGCGTAACTCATTCCCATAGTTAAAAAAATTAAAATAACAATACCTATTTTATAAATTCCATGTTGTTTCATGTTGCAATCCCTAAGTAATATATTGTGATGATAAAGAGTTAGTTTCGATCAATTTCCGCTTAAACGTTTCTTCAAAAGAAGATTAATTTGTTCAGGATTTGCTTTTCCTTTAGTTTGTTTCATTATTTGCCCAATAAAAAAGGCTAATAATTTTTCTTTTCCTGATCTGTAATCAGCAACTTGCTCAGGATATTGTTTTATTAACTGAGCAATCATCTCTTCCCAAAGAGCGGTATTATCTGATTGACGAAAACCTTCACGCTCAATGATAGTTTCAATATCTTTTTCACCAGACCAGAGTAAAGTAAAAATGGTTCGGGCATGATTTAGAGAAATAATATTATCCTGTAACTTATTGAGTAGATTTGCCATAATATTTGCCGCTACACGAGGTGTATCAAAGGTGAGATTTTCTTCATTCAACGCTGCAGTATATTGTCCTTTTAACCAATTAATGATCATTTTTTCAGGGGCATGGCTTTGTGTCTTTATTTCTTTATAAAAATAATAAGTTGCGGGCGAAGAAAGAATAAAATTAATGTCTTCTTCGTTTAATGAAGGAGTATTTTTTAATTCCAGATAAATTTTATCGGGAAGATCTGGTAAATTATTTTTTACTTCAGAGATAAGAGAAAGGGGGATTTGAATGGGTAATAAATCAGGATCGGGAAAATAACGATAATCATTTTCATTTTCTTTACTGCGCATTGCATGAGTAGTATGCGTATCAGGATTATAAAGACGAGTTTCTTGGGTTACTTGTTGTCCACTTTCCAATAAATCCATATGTCGCGCTTGTTCATACGCAATTGCTTTTTCAATAAAACGAAATGAGTTTAAGTTTTTTAATTCAGTTCGTGTCCCTAAAGTAGAAGAGTCCTTAGGTTTTAATGAGAGATTCACATCACAACGAAAATTACCCTCCTGCATGTTCCCATCACAAATATCCAAAAACTGAACTAGTTGATGCAGTTTTTTGAGATAGCTAACAGCTTCATGACTGGAAAATAAACAGGGAGTTGTTACAATTTCCAATAATGGAGTGCCTGCACGGTTCAGATCAATACCACTATAACCCGCATGTACTCCATGCAGTGATTTACCTGCATCCTCTTCCAAATGGGCACGTGCAATTAAAACTTCTTTTTCACTGCCATCCTTTAAAGTAATGGTTAATTTACCGTTGCTGATAATTGGTTTTTGAAATTGGCTGATTTGGTATCCTTTGGGTAAGTCTGGGTAAAAATAATTTTTGCGCTCAAAAATGGATTGATCTTGGATTTCTGCTTGGATGGCTAAACCAAATCGGATCGCCATAATGACCGCTTCTTGGTTTAATACGGGTAAGACTCCCGGAAGTCCTGCATCAATAAAGCATGTTTGTGAGTTAGGAGTAGAGCCAAATGTAGTAGAGGCGCCAGAAAAAAGCTTAGATTTTGTTTTAAGCTGAATATGTACTTCGAGCCCAATGACAGTATCCCATTCCATAGTTCGCCCTTATTGATTTGGACTGGCTAAATGCCAGTTGGTCTGTTGTTGATAATGGTGAGCAACCTGAAGCAAACGGTGTTCGCTAAAATGCTTGCCCATAAGTTGCAGCCCTACGGGTAACCCTTGAGCAAATCCTGCTGGTATGGAAATTGCAGGGAGTCCGGCAAGATTAGCCGCGACAGTAAAGACGTCCGCCAGATAATTTTGAATGGGATCTGCAATTTTTTCGCCGATCTTAAAAGCACATGTTGGCGAGGTTGGCCCCAAAATTATATCTACTGTTTTTAAAGTAGTGACAAGTTCTTCCTGGATTAAACGACGAATTTTTTGTGCTTGCAAATAGTAAGCATCAAAATAACCTGAAGAAAGTACATGAGTTCCAGTAAGGATACGACGTTTTACTTCAATACCAAATCCTTCACTACGCGTGTTGCGAATGAGCTCTGTTAAGCTTGTTGCTTTATCACTGTGGTAACCAAAACGCAGCCCATCATAACGCGATAAGTTAGATGACGCTTCAGCGCAAGCAACTACATAATAACAAGGCACCCATAATGGCTGTAGTTGCAAATCCAACTCAATAATTTCAGCTCCCATT includes these proteins:
- the gatB gene encoding Asp-tRNA(Asn)/Glu-tRNA(Gln) amidotransferase subunit GatB, whose product is MEWDTVIGLEVHIQLKTKSKLFSGASTTFGSTPNSQTCFIDAGLPGVLPVLNQEAVIMAIRFGLAIQAEIQDQSIFERKNYFYPDLPKGYQISQFQKPIISNGKLTITLKDGSEKEVLIARAHLEEDAGKSLHGVHAGYSGIDLNRAGTPLLEIVTTPCLFSSHEAVSYLKKLHQLVQFLDICDGNMQEGNFRCDVNLSLKPKDSSTLGTRTELKNLNSFRFIEKAIAYEQARHMDLLESGQQVTQETRLYNPDTHTTHAMRSKENENDYRYFPDPDLLPIQIPLSLISEVKNNLPDLPDKIYLELKNTPSLNEEDINFILSSPATYYFYKEIKTQSHAPEKMIINWLKGQYTAALNEENLTFDTPRVAANIMANLLNKLQDNIISLNHARTIFTLLWSGEKDIETIIEREGFRQSDNTALWEEMIAQLIKQYPEQVADYRSGKEKLLAFFIGQIMKQTKGKANPEQINLLLKKRLSGN